From the Rhodoferax mekongensis genome, one window contains:
- a CDS encoding carbohydrate ABC transporter permease, whose translation MTDQVIQTISAVLVSIAFCLLYFAGSNFVLDKIIHLPIGSKHGREMLRTHVRPWLFIAPALLLLGTYLVYPLFETFRLSFYDATGEQFVGLANFRWVFVDQNFLLTIRNNFMWLLVVPAAATALGLVVAVLADRVWWGGFAKSMVFMPMAISFVGASVIWKFVYDFRGPEADQIGILNAIVMGMGFQPQAWVTIPFWNNFFLMAILIWIQTGFAMVILSAALRGVPNETIEAARIDGASELQIFFEIMVPQVMSTILVVWTTITITVLKVFDIVMAMTGGQWDTSVLGNLMYDWMFRGGGDYGRSSTLAMVLMFAVVPVMAFNIRRFRTEEAQR comes from the coding sequence ATGACTGATCAAGTTATCCAGACCATATCCGCTGTATTGGTCAGCATTGCGTTCTGCCTGCTGTACTTCGCCGGCTCCAACTTTGTGTTGGACAAAATTATTCACCTGCCGATCGGCAGCAAGCACGGCCGTGAAATGTTGCGCACCCATGTGCGACCCTGGTTATTCATTGCCCCGGCCTTGTTGCTGTTGGGCACGTACCTCGTGTACCCCCTGTTTGAAACTTTCCGTTTGAGTTTCTATGACGCCACCGGAGAGCAGTTTGTCGGACTTGCCAACTTCCGTTGGGTCTTTGTCGATCAAAACTTCTTGCTGACCATCCGCAACAACTTCATGTGGCTGCTGGTGGTGCCCGCTGCCGCTACTGCGCTCGGCCTCGTGGTTGCGGTGCTGGCGGATCGTGTGTGGTGGGGCGGCTTTGCCAAATCCATGGTGTTCATGCCCATGGCCATCAGCTTTGTGGGTGCCAGCGTGATCTGGAAGTTTGTGTACGACTTCCGCGGCCCTGAGGCCGACCAGATCGGCATCTTGAACGCCATCGTCATGGGCATGGGTTTCCAGCCTCAGGCATGGGTCACCATTCCCTTCTGGAATAACTTTTTCCTGATGGCCATCCTGATCTGGATCCAGACAGGCTTTGCCATGGTGATTCTTTCCGCCGCTTTGCGCGGAGTTCCCAATGAAACCATCGAGGCAGCCCGTATCGATGGCGCCAGCGAACTCCAAATTTTCTTTGAAATCATGGTGCCGCAAGTTATGTCCACCATTCTGGTGGTGTGGACCACCATCACTATTACAGTGCTCAAGGTGTTCGACATTGTGATGGCCATGACCGGTGGCCAATGGGATACCAGCGTGCTGGGTAATCTGATGTACGACTGGATGTTCCGTGGTGGTGGCGACTACGGCCGCAGCTCTACCCTGGCGATGGTTTTGATGTTTGCAGTGGTACCGGTGATGGCATTCAATATCCGCCGCTTCCGCACCGAGGAGGCACAGCGATGA
- a CDS encoding ABC transporter substrate-binding protein: MMKKTMIAGASALVLGAVAAPAMAADYKGPDLKGEVITITCPWTGAEEGMFKKVIANFEKATGATVKHSCSQSSEQQIVIDIKAGSPSNISVFPQPGLAANMAAIDGLKPLGPKAQEWVKKNYAAGSSWADLGTYANKAGKKEFYGMFYNVNVKSLVWYIPENFKEKGYKVPKSMEELQALTKKIAADGGKPWCIGLGSDAATGWPATDWVEDMMLRTQTPEVYDQWVSNKMKFNDKRVIEAIEAYGWFAKNDAYVDGGAKAVATVSFKDSPKGLFGSPPKCYMHRQASFIPAFFPEGKSDEADFFYFPSYSSKKLGNPVLGGGTIMTITKESKGARAFMEYLQHPQSHEIWMAEGGFLTPHKGVDLAKYKTASLKKQGEILQNATTFRFDGSDLMPGAVGAGSFWKGMVNYSGGASAKEVADEIQKSWDAIK; encoded by the coding sequence ATGATGAAGAAGACCATGATTGCCGGAGCATCCGCTCTGGTGTTGGGTGCAGTTGCCGCTCCGGCGATGGCTGCAGATTACAAAGGGCCGGACCTGAAGGGTGAAGTCATCACCATCACCTGCCCTTGGACTGGTGCCGAAGAAGGCATGTTCAAAAAGGTAATCGCGAATTTTGAAAAGGCCACTGGCGCTACCGTGAAGCACTCCTGCTCACAGAGCTCCGAGCAGCAGATCGTGATCGACATCAAGGCAGGTTCTCCCTCCAATATCTCGGTGTTCCCCCAGCCAGGTCTGGCCGCCAACATGGCAGCTATCGACGGCCTGAAACCACTGGGCCCCAAGGCTCAGGAATGGGTCAAAAAGAACTACGCCGCAGGCAGCTCCTGGGCTGATCTGGGTACCTACGCCAACAAGGCCGGCAAAAAAGAGTTCTACGGCATGTTCTACAACGTGAACGTGAAGAGCTTGGTGTGGTACATCCCTGAGAACTTCAAGGAAAAGGGCTACAAAGTGCCCAAGTCCATGGAAGAACTGCAGGCGTTGACCAAGAAGATCGCAGCCGATGGCGGTAAGCCATGGTGTATCGGTCTGGGCTCTGACGCTGCAACCGGCTGGCCTGCTACCGACTGGGTAGAAGACATGATGTTGCGCACCCAGACTCCCGAGGTGTACGACCAGTGGGTCAGCAACAAGATGAAGTTCAACGACAAGCGCGTGATCGAAGCGATCGAAGCCTACGGCTGGTTCGCCAAGAACGACGCCTATGTGGACGGCGGCGCCAAGGCAGTGGCTACGGTGAGCTTCAAGGACAGCCCCAAGGGCCTGTTCGGCTCCCCACCCAAGTGCTACATGCACCGTCAAGCTTCCTTCATTCCTGCATTCTTCCCCGAAGGCAAGTCTGATGAAGCGGACTTCTTCTACTTCCCTTCTTACAGCAGCAAGAAGCTCGGCAACCCCGTTCTGGGCGGTGGCACCATCATGACCATCACCAAGGAAAGCAAGGGCGCACGTGCATTCATGGAATACCTGCAGCACCCCCAGTCGCATGAAATCTGGATGGCTGAAGGCGGCTTCCTGACACCGCACAAGGGTGTGGACCTGGCCAAGTACAAGACAGCCTCGCTGAAGAAGCAAGGCGAGATCCTGCAAAACGCCACGACTTTCCGCTTTGACGGTTCTGACCTGATGCCCGGCGCAGTGGGCGCAGGCAGCTTCTGGAAGGGCATGGTCAACTACTCCGGCGGCGCATCTGCCAAAGAAGTGGCTGACGAAATCCAGAAGAGCTGGGACGCTATCAAGTAA
- a CDS encoding ABC transporter ATP-binding protein, with amino-acid sequence MSQSDVRLRGIIKNYGKADVIHGIDLDIEPGEFAVFVGPSGCGKTTLLRMIAGLEEISGGDLNIGGAHVNDLGPSERGVAMVFQSYALYPHKTVFDNMAFALKIAKTPKAEIERRVREASDILQLTEYLDRLPKALSGGQRQRVAIGRAIVRDPKVFLFDEPLSNLDAALRTKMRVELATLHRRLGATMIYVTHDQVEAMTLADKIVVLNKGRVEQVGKPLDLYNKPASLFVAGFIGSPQMNFLGGELAARHNVATIGLRPEHLKVTEGGPIQGTLKHSEQLGNETFAYVSAGAFGDITARMDGTLGLQPGSAISLGFAPEHLYKFNADGKRVD; translated from the coding sequence ATGAGTCAGTCTGATGTCCGCTTGCGCGGAATCATCAAAAACTACGGCAAAGCCGATGTCATCCACGGCATCGACCTCGACATCGAGCCTGGCGAGTTCGCCGTGTTTGTGGGTCCGTCCGGATGCGGCAAGACCACGCTGCTGCGCATGATCGCGGGTTTGGAAGAAATTTCCGGCGGTGACCTCAACATCGGTGGCGCACATGTCAATGATTTGGGGCCTTCTGAGCGTGGCGTGGCCATGGTGTTTCAGAGCTATGCGCTTTACCCCCATAAAACCGTGTTCGACAACATGGCCTTCGCGCTGAAGATCGCCAAAACGCCAAAAGCCGAAATCGAACGCCGCGTACGTGAGGCCTCGGACATCCTTCAGTTGACCGAATACCTGGATCGCCTGCCCAAGGCGCTGTCCGGCGGTCAGCGCCAGCGCGTGGCCATCGGCCGTGCCATCGTGCGCGACCCCAAGGTGTTCCTGTTTGATGAGCCCTTGTCAAACCTGGACGCTGCGCTGCGTACCAAGATGCGCGTCGAGCTGGCAACCCTGCACCGTCGCCTGGGGGCCACCATGATTTACGTAACGCATGATCAGGTCGAGGCCATGACTTTGGCCGACAAGATCGTGGTGCTCAACAAAGGCCGTGTGGAGCAGGTCGGCAAGCCGCTGGATCTTTACAACAAACCTGCCAGCCTGTTTGTTGCTGGCTTCATCGGATCACCGCAAATGAACTTTCTGGGTGGCGAACTTGCAGCGCGTCACAACGTGGCAACCATTGGTTTGCGCCCTGAGCACTTGAAGGTCACCGAGGGCGGTCCGATTCAGGGCACCCTGAAACATTCCGAGCAGCTCGGCAATGAAACCTTTGCTTACGTGAGCGCCGGTGCGTTTGGCGACATTACCGCCCGCATGGATGGCACGCTGGGCCTGCAGCCCGGTTCAGCCATATCACTGGGCTTCGCACCAGAGCACCTTTACAAGTTCAACGCCGACGGCAAGCGCGTCGACTGA
- a CDS encoding ATPase with chaperone activity, whose translation MTEHAPQIDIPPSFLALYEPSGRSKPTAPSTQVLADYELCEDMANMLAPTAADLQFKLGVTEQDVMERCYSGLRTEPCVLNDAQSRWVVQRMAEILSWPWQNLENVVKT comes from the coding sequence ATGACCGAACACGCCCCCCAAATCGACATTCCCCCTTCCTTTTTGGCGTTGTATGAGCCTAGTGGGCGCAGCAAGCCCACTGCGCCATCGACACAGGTCCTTGCGGACTATGAGCTTTGCGAAGACATGGCCAACATGCTGGCCCCCACCGCGGCTGACCTGCAGTTCAAGCTGGGTGTGACAGAGCAAGACGTGATGGAGCGCTGTTACAGCGGATTACGTACAGAGCCTTGTGTCCTCAATGACGCTCAATCGCGCTGGGTCGTGCAACGAATGGCTGAAATTTTGTCGTGGCCGTGGCAAAATCTTGAAAACGTTGTCAAAACGTAA
- a CDS encoding low molecular weight protein-tyrosine-phosphatase — MQKTDSPFVILFICMGNICRSPTAHGVMRHKVAARGWSERVHVDSAGTHNYHPGEAPDVRSQTHARRRGYDLADLRARQMVEQDFARADLILVMDWDNLALVQALCPPYAGHKVRRLTEFCQRHDAPVVHDPYYGGDAGFEAVLDLVEDACDGVLLHVERQGRRFL, encoded by the coding sequence ATGCAAAAAACTGATTCGCCGTTCGTAATCTTGTTTATCTGCATGGGCAACATCTGCCGCAGCCCGACTGCCCATGGCGTCATGCGCCACAAGGTGGCCGCGCGGGGCTGGAGTGAGCGTGTTCACGTGGACTCTGCCGGCACCCACAATTACCACCCCGGTGAAGCACCAGACGTCCGTAGCCAGACACACGCCCGGCGCCGAGGCTATGACCTTGCTGACCTGCGGGCCCGGCAAATGGTGGAGCAAGACTTTGCGCGCGCTGACCTGATTCTGGTGATGGACTGGGACAACCTCGCCTTGGTGCAAGCACTTTGCCCACCGTACGCAGGCCACAAGGTGCGCCGCCTGACTGAGTTTTGTCAGCGCCATGATGCTCCGGTGGTGCACGACCCCTACTACGGCGGTGACGCGGGCTTCGAGGCCGTTTTGGACCTCGTGGAGGACGCCTGTGATGGCGTGTTGCTCCATGTGGAGCGACAGGGCCGGCGCTTCTTGTAG
- a CDS encoding DEAD/DEAH box helicase produces the protein MPFSSLGLTPALAAAMVQQQFSTPTPVQTGAIPPAVAGRDVLVCAQTGSGKTAAFALAVLQRWTPPAASGARRPQALVLVPTRELAVQVGGVLSTLARAAGLPAKISVVFGGVSINPQLMALRGGTDIVVATTGRLLDLVDHNALQLQHIRCLVLDEADRMLDLGFADELDRIDALLPKQHQSLLFSATYSAGVRQLAESRLREPVEITIKQEEQAAPAITQHAITVDASRRTQLLRHLVVQEAWPRVLVFVATKYAAEMVADKLRRAGLQAEPFHAQLSQGKRTQVLADFKASVVQVVVATDVAARGVDIAGLPVVVNFDLPRSATDYVHRIGRTARAGQAGMSVSFVSADTAAHFALIEKRNGVQVPREAIRGFEPEQVLPVVSADQAAGGVKGRRPSKKDKLRAAGLLPPLA, from the coding sequence ATGCCGTTTTCCTCACTGGGCCTGACGCCGGCCCTCGCTGCTGCCATGGTGCAGCAACAGTTTTCCACACCCACACCGGTACAAACGGGAGCCATCCCGCCCGCCGTGGCAGGTCGTGATGTTTTGGTATGTGCCCAAACCGGGTCCGGCAAGACGGCGGCCTTCGCGCTGGCCGTGCTGCAGCGTTGGACGCCACCTGCCGCCTCCGGGGCTCGTCGTCCTCAAGCACTCGTTTTGGTCCCCACTCGGGAATTGGCCGTACAAGTAGGTGGCGTGCTCAGCACTCTGGCCCGTGCGGCGGGGCTGCCTGCCAAGATCTCGGTGGTGTTCGGTGGCGTGTCCATCAACCCTCAATTGATGGCCTTGCGCGGTGGAACAGACATTGTGGTGGCCACGACGGGTCGCTTGCTGGATCTGGTGGATCACAACGCGCTGCAACTTCAGCACATCCGGTGCCTGGTGTTGGATGAAGCCGATCGCATGCTCGATCTTGGATTTGCGGATGAGCTGGATCGCATCGATGCCTTGTTGCCCAAACAACACCAGAGCTTGCTGTTCTCGGCAACGTACAGCGCGGGGGTCCGGCAGCTTGCCGAATCCCGTTTGCGCGAGCCTGTTGAAATCACCATCAAGCAAGAAGAACAGGCCGCGCCCGCCATCACCCAGCATGCGATCACGGTGGATGCTTCACGGCGCACGCAACTGCTTCGGCACTTGGTGGTGCAAGAGGCGTGGCCCCGGGTCCTGGTGTTTGTGGCTACGAAGTACGCGGCGGAAATGGTGGCAGACAAGCTGCGCCGTGCGGGGTTGCAGGCAGAGCCATTCCATGCCCAATTGAGCCAGGGCAAGCGCACCCAGGTGCTGGCAGACTTCAAAGCCAGCGTGGTTCAGGTGGTGGTCGCAACCGATGTGGCCGCCAGGGGTGTGGATATCGCTGGCCTGCCGGTGGTGGTGAACTTTGATTTGCCGCGTTCCGCCACGGACTATGTACACCGCATCGGGCGAACCGCCCGTGCCGGGCAGGCTGGCATGTCGGTGAGTTTTGTAAGCGCTGACACAGCAGCCCACTTCGCGTTGATTGAGAAACGCAATGGCGTGCAGGTGCCCCGTGAGGCTATCCGGGGCTTCGAGCCAGAACAAGTCTTGCCCGTGGTGAGCGCCGATCAGGCGGCTGGTGGCGTGAAAGGGCGTCGACCCAGCAAAAAAGACAAACTACGTGCAGCCGGTCTGCTGCCACCTCTCGCTTGA
- a CDS encoding response regulator, with protein MTNSSDVLTTQQAARILGLSTTSVQKMVISGELEAWVTPGGHRRIFRSAIDKLVQSRGTAAPSESGARPMRVLLAEDDPVQVAYFQALLARGGHEVALTVASDASQALIQLERQRPDLVVTDLMMTPFDGYHLINAMAQEQAYQSIEVIVLTALTRKEVDEDGRLPNWVTLYQKPLQAERLLGYLDALATRLNRNGQFIHAPAQPKRGPAA; from the coding sequence ATGACCAACAGCAGCGATGTCCTGACCACTCAACAAGCCGCCCGCATTCTGGGCTTGTCCACCACCTCGGTGCAGAAGATGGTGATCAGCGGTGAGCTCGAAGCCTGGGTCACGCCCGGTGGCCATCGCCGCATTTTCCGTAGCGCCATCGACAAGTTGGTGCAGTCCCGCGGCACCGCAGCGCCCAGCGAATCCGGCGCTCGTCCCATGCGCGTATTGTTGGCAGAAGACGATCCGGTTCAAGTCGCTTACTTTCAGGCATTGCTGGCCCGCGGTGGTCATGAAGTGGCCTTGACCGTAGCCAGCGACGCCTCCCAGGCGCTCATCCAACTGGAACGCCAGCGCCCCGATCTGGTGGTGACCGATTTGATGATGACGCCGTTCGACGGCTACCACCTCATCAATGCCATGGCGCAGGAGCAGGCCTATCAGTCCATCGAGGTCATTGTGCTTACCGCCTTGACCCGCAAGGAAGTGGACGAGGACGGCCGTTTGCCCAATTGGGTCACTTTGTATCAAAAGCCCTTGCAAGCAGAGCGTCTGCTGGGCTATCTGGATGCGTTGGCCACCCGTTTGAATCGCAACGGTCAATTCATCCACGCGCCTGCACAACCCAAACGCGGCCCTGCCGCTTGA
- a CDS encoding IclR family transcriptional regulator domain-containing protein, with protein MPRTPKTDPASSIAKADLIAGMAKGMAVLESFDTERQRLNATLAAQRAGITRAAARRHLLTLASLGYLESDGSYFWLSSKVLRFSGTYLSSARFPRAVQPTLNRLAAQTQESFSAVVLDGSEVVIVARSGNDWRSSATGKTQVLAYGLHLGARLPAHATSTGRVLLAGLSPAGLTGWLQAYPLRRLTAHTVTDVPTLLSHIESARQKDYSLAVQEHELGVQALAVPLRNAGGHVVGALNVVAAPHRWSTDEFIAALLPVLQDAAQELRALV; from the coding sequence ATGCCAAGAACCCCCAAGACAGACCCTGCCTCATCCATCGCCAAAGCGGATCTGATCGCCGGAATGGCCAAGGGCATGGCGGTGCTGGAAAGCTTTGACACCGAGCGCCAACGCCTGAATGCCACTTTGGCCGCCCAGCGTGCCGGAATTACCCGCGCAGCAGCACGCCGTCATTTGCTGACGCTGGCCTCGCTGGGGTATCTGGAGAGTGATGGCAGCTATTTCTGGCTGTCCAGCAAGGTGTTACGGTTCTCCGGCACTTATTTGTCATCCGCGCGGTTTCCCCGGGCGGTGCAACCCACGTTGAACCGTTTGGCAGCCCAGACCCAGGAATCGTTTTCCGCCGTGGTGCTGGATGGCAGCGAGGTGGTCATCGTGGCCCGTAGTGGCAATGATTGGCGCAGCTCCGCCACCGGCAAAACCCAGGTGTTGGCCTATGGCCTGCACCTGGGCGCGCGACTGCCGGCCCATGCCACTTCTACCGGGCGCGTCTTGCTGGCAGGACTCAGCCCCGCCGGATTGACCGGGTGGCTGCAGGCTTACCCCTTGCGCAGGCTCACTGCACACACCGTGACCGATGTGCCGACCTTGCTCTCTCACATCGAATCGGCTCGCCAAAAAGACTACAGCCTTGCTGTGCAAGAGCACGAGTTGGGGGTGCAGGCCTTGGCAGTACCCTTGCGTAATGCCGGTGGTCATGTCGTAGGTGCATTGAATGTAGTGGCCGCACCGCACCGGTGGAGCACGGATGAGTTCATCGCTGCCTTGCTCCCCGTCTTGCAAGACGCTGCGCAAGAGCTTCGCGCTTTGGTGTGA